AAACATGAGAGCAGAAGGCTAAAGAGCTTCTCTTTTTctaaagacagaaaagagagatAGAGGCTTAGAAGACAGGGCCCAGGAAATTCCACAGTGCAGTGAGTCTTGCTCCTCTTCCCGATAGCTGTCCTTCTTCTCATCTGCCCTGAAGATCTGCCCTGTGTGCTCATCTTCAAAGCCTCAACCGAAGCAGACTCTTGAACTTTTAGGAATTTTTGAAGGTTTAATTAAGTTTGGGGTTTACTGTATGTAAAGTTTCCATTCAACTGTTTATGATTACCTTCCAATTATGCTCTTAGTACAAAAAGCTGAGAGATGTGAACTGTCAGATGTGACTGCCAGTACCTGCCTTTCAGGCATTCTGAGTTTCCTTGTATGTCCTTTATTCCCACACCAAATACATCGGTCTGGATGTGGTAAAGAATTcttgccaggcatagtggctcaagactgtaatcccaacactttgggaggccgaggtgcgcagatcctttgaagtcaggagttcgagaccagcctggccaacatggcaaaaccctgtgtctactaaaaatacaaaagttaaccaggtgtggtggtacacgcctgtagccccagctactcaggagactgaggcagaagaattgcttaaacctggggggcagaggttgcagtgagccaaggttgtgagactctgtctcaaaaaaaaaaaaaaaaaaaggaattatttctAATGGCCTTTTATCTGCTGACAGAAAGAGCCATCCTAACCAGACTCACATATCATCCTCAAGCATTAGAAGAGATCCAGCTGAAATACCCCAGTATATGTCTCTAAGCACCAGTCACCTATACCTATACTATTtcctttctggttttgttttgttttgagatagtcttactctgtcatccaggccagagtgcagtggcacagtcaaggctcactgcatccttgacctccctggactcaagtgatcctcccacctcagcctcccgagtacctgtgactataggcacacaccaccaagcccggctaatttttgaatttttttgttaagatggggtttcactatattgcccaggctggtttcaaattcctgggctcaagtgatccacctgagtcaccatgcccgcTTTTAAGGCTGTGATGATACAAACACCTGTATCTGTTTTGTTTCTTCGTGATTAAGAATtatgttggccgggtgcagtggtttacacctgtgatcccaacattttggatggccaaggtaggaggatcattagagctcaggagtccaagaccagcctgggtcttgagcaagactctgtgtccacttgcaaaaaatttaaaaagaattatgtcTCTTAGAACACTAATTATACTGATATTTAAAGAACACTAACTTGCTCTAATTAAACCCAAGACCTATCTTACCTGCTGGAAGATTCAACACCCTAAAAGTAACTTCGAATGCTTCCTCTTAATTCCAATCAGAATTCCTTAGAATACTGCAGATTACCATAAAAGGGAGGGCGGAAACTAATCTTTAATGAAAACTAATCATGCACTAAGCATTAGACTTGATAGTTTCAGCCTCAGATTTGGTAAGTGTGCAAGTGATTTTGACATGCTTCACATTTCATTTAATTCCCAAAATAgttctgtaagttttttttttttttaataaactttgaaTTTTAGattagttttagatttacaaaaaagttgcaaagatagtacggAGTTTCCTGGGAGGGTTCTCACCCAATTTCCCTAATTGTTAACACCTTACATTACCATGGTATACCTGTCATGACTAAGGAATCGAATATTgatacattactattaactaaactccaTAGTTTACTTGGATTTCTCTATATTTTCCCTAACGTCCTTTTCCTGTTTCAGGATCCCATCTAGCTATTAGGTTTTATTAACCAATTTTGATTTAATATCCCGGATatagaaacaggctcagagaaagACCGTAACCAGACCTCCTATGTTCCTCCTGCTAATTAGTGGAGCTGAGATACTGAACTCAGGTCTGTTTGACTCCAGCCCAAGCCTTCCCACTGTGCCAACCTtcctctcccagcaccatttaatcTAAAGGCTCTTCTGAGACGCTTGATACAGCTGGAAAAACTTGCAGTTCTTTGATTCCTTGTTGATTGCCTCTGCTCGACCTGGCCAAATATAGGACTTCCATTATACTCAGATCATAAATCTAGCCGCAGAATAAAGGCAAACTCTCTGATGTCATGAATCCTAGCAACTAGCTGGGAGACTCACTGTCTGAAAGCAGGGCTCTAGGCTTTTGGGTAACTCATGTATTACTTGGAATAACTTTTCTTCTCTAGCTGTCTTGTGCTCTCATTTGTTGCCCCCTAAAGCTTCTATTTTGGGGAGAGCTAATGGAACCTAAGAATTAGCATCCCTGCACCTGGAAGCAGGGCCAGAGGTCCCCCATAAAGCAGTTTAGGCAAAGCACCATGATGCCTGGGCAGCAGGAAGAGTTTCCCAAGGTGACAGGTCCCTCTTTGCCCATCTTAGAGCTGGGAATTTTCCCAGAAAGGGTTTTCCCATAGTGAAATCAACAAAGACCCAATGACTCTCTGAAGAAGAATTCCCAGGGTACCTCTCCATGGTGCTATTTCTTACACCACCATGGACTGGTTATGTAATATCTGGGTAGGTTTTTCCCCcttactgtctttttaaaaatttttatttaaaattttcttttagaaagagatagggtctcacttggttgcccaggctggtcatgaacgcctgggctcaaatgatcctcccatcttggcctcccaaagttctgggattacaggcatcagccatcatgcctggccccctACAGTCTTGAATTCGACCTGGAGGTTTTTTCTAGAGATTCCTAATTCATGATCTAACACCATCTTCTACCATTTTCCTATGTATTATCTCCTTTCCTCTGCTTGACTTTACTGACCCACTTGACGGCTCTCATACCTTGCAACCCAGAGTAATCTGAGAGACCTAAACTACTGGATGGTTCAGAGCTCTTCATTTCCATTTCTGCACGGAGGGAGGCAATCTCCATCTCGTAATCTCCCCGAATGCGTTCCATGTCTTCAAGTTCATTCTGCATCCTGCAGAGATCCTCCTGCAGGGACGCTATGTCACTCTCATGTTCAGTTGCAGAATCCTCTGCTGCTTGCCGCAGACTCTGGATCTCAGCCTGGGCCAAATGCAATTCCCGTTCTATTTCCTTAAGTTCGCTTTCTTTCTCATGCTCTAACAGGGAAATCTCCTCACGCAGAGAACGCAGCTCACCTGCAAAGTCCAAAGGTTGAGATGATCAAGAGGGCGGGTGAACTAATCTACCATGTTCTAGAGGCACAAAATTAAAGGGAGACTTATTTCTTGTCTGCAAAGTCCtgaaaacctcgtctctaccccATCAGAGAAGTATAGCATCATGCTGGATGGACGAAAAGGAGTACCtaagaagggaaaagagagtgACTCTATGTAGTAAGGTCCAATAGAAAAGTAgattttgggccgggcgtggtggctcatgcctgtaatcccagcactttgggaggccgaggtgggcggatcacaaggtcaggagatcgagaccagggtgaaaccccgtctctactaaaaatagaaaaaattagccgggcgcaggggcgggcgcctgtagtcccagctactcgggaggctgaggcaggagaatggcgtgaacccgggaggcggagcttgcagtgagccgagattgcgccactgcactccagcctgggcgacagagcgagactccgtctcaaaaaaaaaaaaaaaaaaaaaagaaaagtagattttGAGGCCTGGCACCGAAAGCAATCAGTCTACTGTAAACAAGAAGTATTACATGCTTCTAAGGAATCACCTGATTGTTAAAGACCTAACTTCATTTATAGTATTTTCTTGATGCCCTGAATCTTTCTAGAAATTCCCTGACTCAAAAAATGTATACAGACTATTTTCACCTATTCATCCTGAGAGCTTTACAGAGCCTCAAAGTTCCCATGACCTACCTGTGGTAAGTACTGGACCTAAAACAATGTGCACAActcaaattcacatataagttCACTGCATAATAACCAAACACGGGATAATAATCTAAGTGTCAGTCGATAAGGGATTGTTTAAACTGATGATagttaggctgggcgcagtagcttatgcctataatcccagcactttgggaggccaaggcaggtggatcacttgaggtcaggagttcaagaccagcctggccaacatggtgaaacccaatctttactaaaaataaaaattaaattaaattaaattaaattaaaaagtcaggcatggtgccatgcccctgtaatcctagccacttgggaggctgagacaggagaattatttgagcccgggagatagaggttgctgtgagccgagatcgcaccactgcactccagcctgggcaacagagtgagactcggtctcaaaaaaaaaaaaaaataataataaaataaactgatgATAGTTAAATAGAATATCATGCAGTCATTTAAAAGAAAGTATCAGATCTATggtgaaaacaaagaagtttccatattaactgaagaaaagagCTGTAAAATATATGCTATGatctaatttttgtaaaaaatattttatgtatagtATATAACACACAAATGGACAAACATATAGAAAAAGGCCTGGAAAGATCTATGCCCAAACCATAATGAGCAGTTGTTTCTGAGGTATGGGGTAACATGTGATGAGGTTTTTACTTTACATATCATATACATCTGTGCTGTTTGGATTTTCAGAAGAAgcctatattttctattttttaatttacaaaataatggGTCAAGAGTTCTCTGTATCTATGGAGCATCTCAGAGTTTCTAGACACATGCACCCATCTGGGATCAGAACCAAAAAGTGGAGAGAGTAAAAGCCACTGATAACAACAGTGAATTTAGGATTTGAGGGCCAGGATGAGAGAATTAATGAGGATTGGGTTGGAAAGGTCAGGATCTTCCCATAAATCCTTTGCAAGGCACATTCTCTCACCCCCTTCCCCCAACTTCTGCTCATTCTACTCACCATTCAGATGTCAACTTTTCTAGTTTGTACCTCCAAAAAAACTAAGAGAAGTCATCTATTAAATGGTCTCATAAAACCTTGTactttgctctgtgtgtgtgtgtgtgtgtgtgtgtgtgtgtgtgtgtacttagtCTCCCCTTCACCTGGTTATAAGCTTTATCAAGGCAGAGAGCATATCGGGTTTGCTCACCATTACAGCTCTAGGATCTAGTATTGTGCCTGAAAACGAAGCTCAATAGATATTTGATGTATTCATGCATAAATAAGGCAACAGTTCATCTATTCAACAAACTTTTACTAAGTATCTCCTATGCGTACAGAACTAAATATTTGGGgggttttcctttttgtttttgagacacaatcttgttctgttgcccaggctggagtggagtggcatgatcatggctcactacagccttgatctcctgggcttaagcaaccCTCCCTCCTCAGCACCTCTaatatctgagactacaggcatgggctaccctgccctggtaattttttttttttttttaatgtagagatgggggtctctttctgctgcccaggctggtctcaaactcttggactcaggtgatcctcccatcctggcttcccaaagtgctgagattacaggcatgagccaccacacctgaccctgtttgggtattttttaaaaattagaatagagTCTAGACTTTCAAAGAAGACAAATTTGGACATGCTTCATAGATAGATGCTGAGTGGTGAGGGCTTCTCAGGGGAAGATCTACCCTGCTCCCCTGAGCTCACATGTGGAACTATGCGCATGTCTTTTGCCAATCTTTCCAGTTCTAGAATGATCCTAGCTGTTACATCTCCTTGATCTATTCAACAACTATTAACTGATCCTTAACTGCGTGCCAAGGCCAAGAATCTCCTGTTAGATTCTCTGACTTCCTATTGGAAGAACAGTCAGCTCTACCCCCACTACTGAGCAGCACAGTGAAGTCGGTCTAGCTAGGGAGACACACAAGGAAACTGGCCATTAGGATAAAGGCCCTAGAATCTGGGGTGGGCCTTCTGGAGAAACAGACCAACCTCCACTTCCCTAATATGCTTTTGATGTTAGGGTTCAACTCTCCCTTAGGTGCTTCTGGCCCTAAAAAAAATGGCATTCTCGGTcaaacacggtggctcacacctttaatcccagcactttgggaggctgaagtgggtggatcacttgaggtcaggaggtcgagaccagcctggccaaaatggcggcaccctgtctctactaaatatacaaaaattagccgggtgtggtggtgggcatctgtagtcccagctgctggcgaggctgaggcagcagaatcacttcatctcaggaggcggaggttgcagtgcgccgagatcacaccattgcagtgcagcctgggccacagagcggaACTCagcctcaaaataaaaataaaaataaaaataaaaattctcagatCCACTGGGAACAGAAGGTGCAGAGTCACCTAGAGTCGCCCGGGGCAGGACTCAAGGCCTGGGGGCAGAGCTACTCCGGGAGCGCCCGGGAGTTGAAGAGGCCAGCCAGGGTTCCCCGGGTTCCGAGGCGCTGGCGCCCGTTGAGTATGGGGCTGGGACCGTCGGGGAGAGGTCAAGGGCCGAGGAGTCGGGCTGCGGGCAGAAAAGTGGATTCTCACTCACTGGTTATAGCCTCCATCTCGCCGCCCCCCCAGAGCAGTGTCCCTGGGGGGCCACCCAGCCGCTGGCCGGTCCCGGCCCCGGAGGGGCTGTGGCGGCCGGAACCGCCTCCGAACAGCAGCTGCCTCTAAGGCCGCGCGCGCCCCGGCCAGGCGGAAACGGGTGACGCGCGTGCGCGAGGGCAGCCTCGGTCTCTCCCGCAGGGCCGTGAGGGATCTCACCCTAGAAAGCACTCTACTgaggactgggcgtggtggctcacgcctgtaatcccagtactttgggaagcctaggcggggcggatcacgaggtcagaagttcaagaccagcctggccaagatggtgaaaccccatttctactaaaaatacgaaaaattagccaggcctcctgaacccaggaggcggaagttgcagtgagccaagatctcaccactgcaccccagcctgggtgacagagcaagactccatctcaaaagaaacgAAACATCCTACGGAGGAGGGAAGCGCTGTAGAACCCTATTTTCCCAGGTAGTTCCTGCTACATCTGTGCTTCAATCCTGACTTTTCGCCCGTTCGAATGGAGGAATGTCCCTTCTCCAGGCAAAGGCCTTTTTTTGTACTGgatcttttctttcattatacATGATCTAGCATTTCCTacctttgaaaaaagaaaagaagtaatcTTTCGACCCTATTTCCCTTACTTCTCTGCTTCTCTTCAAAATGACTACTGGAGTTACCGGTACTCACCTTTTCCATTTCATCTCCCATGTCCTCTCTAAACCTAATCCAATCGGTGCCTCCATGCACTGAGATGTCTCTGGGTCCTCCCTCTTGCCAAATCCAAGACCATCTCACTTGACTTAGCAACCTGACACAGTGGATCATTGTCTCCTTGAAGCACTTTCTGCTCTGGCTTCCAGGGCATGACATGCTCCAGGAGTTCCTCTCACTTTACTCTTTTGTTCATTTGTCTTCCTATATTGGACCTCTAAATACTGGAGTGTCTCTGGGACTGGACCCTTTCTCCTCTTCTGGTGTCTCTCCATGTGACTGCACCATTACTTCCCATGGATTCGAATGCCAATTATATGCTAATGACTCCAAATTTACATCTCCGGCCCTGTTTTCTCCCTGGTTCCGCCTTTATATATCCAACTGCCTCAATATATTCACTTGGATGTCCACAGTTACTTCAAACTCAACAGTAGAAAACATGTCTTAAATGGCTCCCCTACCCCCAAAACTTACCCCTTGCCAAGTCTTTCCCAATTCAATAAACATCACCACCTTCCATCAATTTTCTCAAGGCAAAGTCATCTTTGATGTCTCTGTTGTCCCCTGATCCAATTCATTAGCATATCCCGAGGGCTtcaccttcaaaatatattctgaatCATCTCCATTTCTACAGCCCTAACTCAAGCAACCATCATCTCTTGACTGGACTATTGCAGTAACTTGCTGAGTAACTTGCTCAGAACAGGACTCACTGTTCTGAGTCCCTTCCCTCCATCCTAAGTGTTTCCACTTAGTGGCCaagttctcttttaaaaatgtaaagcagaTCATATCATCCCAGTCCTGGCTAAGACCCTCTCCTGGCTTTCCACCACACTTACATGAAAGCCAAGCCTCTTGGCTGGCCTATAAGATCCATTGTAATCtggcctctgcctgcctcagaaCATTCTCTTACCAGGGTCCTCCACATGCACTTTGCTGCAAACACAGTGGCCTCTATTCTATCGCTCAAACAAATGAAGCTCATTCTCACCTCTGGGCCTCTGCAGTTGCTGTTGCTTCTGCCTGGTACGCTCCTCCCTCAGATCTTGGATGGCTGGATCCTTTTCATTATTCAGGTCTTAGCTCAAATGTCAACTTCTCAAAGATGACTTTCCTAACTGCCATATCTAAAATAAACTcccttcaagaccagcctggccaacatggtgaaactccatctctactgaaaatacaataattagccaggtgtggtggcacatgcctgtaatctcagctactcgggaggctgaggcacgagaatcgcttgaacccgggaggcggaggttgaagtgagccgagattgtgccattgtactccagcctgggcaacggagtgagactatgtctcaaaataaaataaaataaactcccaTCCCATCTTCTCTCTATATCATATTATTATGTCGTGTTCATAGCATTTATTGCCACCTGAACttgtgttgtttattttctgcCTCTCTCCATTAGAATGTACTCTTCATTAGGGCAGGGATGTGGTCTGTCTCATTTATAGCTGGTCCTCCAAGTATAAAGGCACCTCATAAGTAGGTGATAAATAaattagtcccattttacagataagaaatgaCATCTCAGAAAGATAAGTGacttgcggccgggcgcggtggctcaagcctgtaatcccagcactttgggaggccgagatgggcggatcacgaggtcaggagatcgagagacgatcccggctaacacggtgaaaccccgtctctactaaaaaatacaaaaaaatagccgggcgaggtggtgggcgcctgtagtcccagctactcgggaggctgaggcaggagaatggcgtaaacccgggaggcggagcttgcagtgagctgagatccggccactgcactccagcctgggtgacagagcaagactccgtctcaaaaaaaaaaaaaagaaacataagtgacttgcccaagatcacacaatttgtaagtggtagagctgggccCAGGAATCTAGGTCATCCCAGACCAGTGCCCACACTCTTCCCTGTGTGACACGTTTCCTGCCACTTTCCTCCTCTGCAAGCCCCTTCATTGACCACCCTTCCTGTATCTACCTTTGCTTACATTTTCTGTCCCCGTCTCCTTTCCTCCCCCTCTCACACCTCTGCTTGCTACTGTCCAGGCCTGCTTCCcggccttcctttttttttctccatttatacttttcttttggcTTGATCTCAGTTCTCCCCAGAGTCCCTGCCGTTTTCTAGGGCAGCTCCCCTAAACCTTCCGGAAGCCCACAGAAGTAACAAAAGCTGCCTCTTTATTTGGTGGTGCGGTGGAATGTGGGACACCTGCCTTGCTGCTTTCCAGAGACAAAGGGACGTGGGTGTTGGCAAAAAGGGATTTAGGGGCCACAAGCTCAGGTCCCAGGCAGCAAGAGAAGTGCTCTCATCTGCCTCCCTTAACAGGTGCAGAGAGGCCCCACCAGTCACGTCTCATTGGCTTCATGCTTTCCCATGCTGTCCTTGGAGGAACCAAAAAAGGAATCTGGCTTGGAATTCAACTTGGATCACCCACCCCTGGCACTGACCAGGAGAACAAAGGCACAGGGATGCAGTATGAAGGAGGAGGCTGAAGGGGCAAGAGGAAAGAGCCCACCAGAGACAGGAGGTGACAAGGAGGTCAAGAAATGGAAGGAGAGGACAGAAGAGCCAGGTggaggtttaaagaaagaaaactggggACAGAGGAGGATGGAGAGACAAGGAGCGGAAAAGCGTGAGACTAGTAGAGGAAAATGAGGTGAAATTACtgaatttggttatttttatctGCTATGCTTCAGTCAAACCCTCAGGAAAAAAGTACTTAGGTGACCACTTGGATGGCCACCTCCCTCCAGTCCAAGCCCTGGGAATTACCTTGGAGCTGCTGAATCTGCTTGGTGAacacctctgcctgctgggcgCTGGCTAGCCGTTCATCCTCCAGGAGCCCTGCAGGGAGAGGGGCACCAGTGTCAAGCTCGGATCCAGGGGAGTGCAGAGCCTCTGGGCCCGGGCACTGGGCCCTGGCCCAGGCACTTACCCTGTAGCTCCAGGGAGTCGTCCTCATGCTGCCCTGCCAGTTCCCGGGTCTCCTCCAGTTCTGCCACCAGCTGCAGCACCTGAGCCCGCAGCTCCTCCAGCTCTGTCTCCGTGAGGCTCAGTCCCCGGTGCTTGTTGACTGACAGAGAGCCAACACTGCCACCTTTCTGCACttgctcttcttcttcttccacctcttcttcctcctcttcttcttcttcttcctcttcatagAGAGCTGGGAGTAACACCTCCCCTAGGAGAGACAGCCATCCCACCAGGGAGTCAGCACCAACTTCCTTTCCGCAGTCCTTCCAGGGCCCTCAAACTCACTATCCCAGGGCAGAGATAATATACTAGTGCCACCTGGTATCTCCCAAGGTGCCTCTGGGCAAGACCTATACTCAAGATGAATCCTCAGGTGTGAGGGTCAAGTTGAGAGGcagcccctccacctcccaggcccttCCTGGACCAATGTTGCACATGGTAGCCTCCCACCATTGCCTGTAGGCAGGCTGGTGCCCGCTCAGCATGAGACACTTGCACAGGATTACCTGCTTCTTCTAGGCTGGCCTCTGAGTAGCAGGACAAGTAGTCAAGAAAGGAGACAGTGAGTGGATCTTTCGGTCAAATGGGGTAACAGttacagtttggagatttctcaaaagttaaaaacaaaaacaaaacaaaacaaaacaaaactggccgggaatgctggctcatgcctgtaatcctagcactttgggaggctgaggtgggtggatcacttgaggccaggacttccaaaccagcctggtcaacatggtgaaaccccatctctactaaaaatacaaaaaaattacctgggcatggtagtacatgcctataatcccagctacttgggaggctgaggcaggagaatcatttgaaaatggcaagtggaggttgcagggaggcgagttcgagccactgcactccagcctgggcgacaaagtgagactccatctcaaacaaacaaacaaacaaaaacaaccaaacaaaacactATCCAGGTGGCTTGTGAAAAATCAGCCTTTCCGTAATAAGAAAGCATTGCCCGTCAgcaggtagagaaagaaaatatctgattGTAGAGGTTTCATTGGATAAACGCTGGTGCCCTTTCAAATGTATATTATTAAATACCTGTTTGAAATTTTCTACAAGGTCCACCTTGTTTTTCCCTGCTGCATGTCACAAAGTCTCCTCTCCCCTAGCTGAGCCATATGAAGCCCCTCCTACTCTGCTGACCACAAAGCAGCTTTCAGGGGAAGTTTTAGGCTGTACTTGTGTGTAAAAGAAAGCCTGCtattttaatgcattaaaaaaactGGGGTTTGGTGCTGGCCCCCAGCCTCTGGTTGTGAGCACCCGCTCCTTTACTGCAATGCAGTCCCTATAAATAGCAAAATGTTGTCTGGATGAtgattgtttgctttgttttaaaattctgaatctCTGGTCTTACTTTATCTAACATCAGCAGCCCTAGGTTCGTCTGGGACCCCTTGTGCCATCTGTCCCTCTTAGGGGGAGCAGGTTTGCCCATACTGAATGTGCAACGTGCAATACTTCACAGGAAGTCCTGGAAAATGGACCAGCGTCCTTCCAGGGGCCTGGTGTTGGCAGCAACTGCCAAGTCACATGGGTGTGGTGGGGATACACGTGTGTTGGGAGGATGGCCTCACGCGCCCCCTCCTAGGCAATCTCTTTCAGGCAGTAAGGTATCCTAGAGAACCAAAGCCACAGGCTTCCATTCGAAGTTAATGGTGGTGGCCCCAGAAAGACAATTCACATGCCCAGTTCCTGGCTTTTTATAATAAGAGACAGCTTGGGATCTGGGTCGGCAGGCAGTGAGGACAAACCCCCTGCTGAAAGGCTGCTTCAAAGCTCTGTCCAACCAggcctctttctctgtctggcaGCTCCCTTGGGACACACAACCTGGTTAGCTGGGGGTTGACTGGGGTCCCGAAGGGATGCACCCTAAACTTCCGTCAAAGCCTGAGCCCTGGGAAGGGCTGGCGCTCTGAGCTGCAGGAAGAGGGGCTAAGATGAACTGAGGGAAGGGCTGTGTCCCGGCTTAGAGGCCTGGGGGtcaaagggaggaagaaagggaattaagggaggaggggaagggaaagaaagaagcctTTTGGGAAAACTCACCCTCCATAGCTTGCATCCCTCGTCGTTCCAGGGAGCCCCAGCGTTGGCCCTTCTTCctctcacagccctcagaggCCTCATAGGAGCCTAGAGTGGTCACTGTGGGTCCTGAGAGCACGGAGAAAGGAAGGGCTGGGGGATGGGGGACTGGCTGCGGGCTGGGGTGCAAAGAAGGGGACATGCCTTCCAGCTCCTCGGGGCTCTgggatctgtaatcccagtggagGTGCCTGACTCACTCTCCCGTCTCTGcgactcctctctctctccaccaccTCTCATGCTCTGCCTGCGGAGACCCCAGTCCTGACGCCCAGCCTCCTCAGAATCCCCTGTTCCAGGCCCCTCTTGCTTGCACAGAAAGAGGGGGTGTGCGTATTTAGTccagggagacagggaggagagGGGCAAGACAGAAAGAGGGCGGGAGCCAGTGAAGAAGAGGCTGAAAGGGTGAGGTGGCCtacggagggagggaggagtggggggcgtgtgggaaggggaagggcagcgaccgctcccctcccctcccctctcattCTCTCGCTGGACCTTGCCCACCCCACCCTCGCCCCGCGCTCAGGAATCTCCGGGGCTGCAGGAGGTGCGGGGTCTGGAGCCCCGAAGGCTGGAAGCACCGTCGGACTGGAGTGGAGAGACGCGCTGGGGAGGGACCACCAGACAGGATGCGGCCGGTGCGCTgaagccccagccccaggccgGAAAGATGGAGACCGGGCCCCGGTGGAGGccaggatggagggaggaagacTCTGGGCGGAGAAGGGGGAGCCGCGGAGGCCAGGAGCACCTGGGGgtctggagggaggagggatggaggagagaaaggaggggcGGTGGAGAGGTGAGGGAGGGGCGGCTCTGACCTGGTCCCGGGCAGCTCCAGCCCGCGGCTCCCGCGCCGGCT
The nucleotide sequence above comes from Macaca nemestrina isolate mMacNem1 chromosome 4, mMacNem.hap1, whole genome shotgun sequence. Encoded proteins:
- the LOC105474517 gene encoding coiled-coil domain-containing protein 136 isoform X3, translating into MEAGAGAGAGAAGWSCPGPGPTVTTLGSYEASEGCERKKGQRWGSLERRGMQAMEGEVLLPALYEEEEEEEEEEEEVEEEEEQVQKGGSVGSLSVNKHRGLSLTETELEELRAQVLQLVAELEETRELAGQHEDDSLELQGLLEDERLASAQQAEVFTKQIQQLQGELRSLREEISLLEHEKESELKEIERELHLAQAEIQSLRQAAEDSATEHESDIASLQEDLCRMQNELEDMERIRGDYEMEIASLRAEMEMKSSEPSSSLGLSDYSGLQEELQELRERYHFLNEEYRALQESNSSLTGQLADLESERTQRATERWLESQTLSMTSAESQTSEMDFLEPDPEMQLLRQQLRDAEEQMHGMKNKCQELCCELEELQHHRQVSEEEQRRLQRELKCAQNEVLRFQTSHSVTQSSPTPDPPIFSLPLVGLVVISALLWCWWAETSS